A stretch of Camelina sativa cultivar DH55 chromosome 18, Cs, whole genome shotgun sequence DNA encodes these proteins:
- the LOC109130479 gene encoding uncharacterized protein LOC109130479: MTLPPGYTAKPGEKLSPNHKAHTDHTLFVKNHKGKYIVVLVYVDDIIITSNDEADVTQLKSDLRSSFKLRDLEPLRYFLGLEIARSSKGISICQRKYTLELLEETGLLAFQASTLPMDPYVSLVQDSKEPLLDDPKQYRRLVGRMMYLTITIPDITYAVNRSIGLGLFYSATADLTLTAFTDVDWGSCKDSRRSTTGFCMFLGTSLISWKSKKQSTVSMSSAESEYRAMGVGVKEIQWLVNLLTELQVPQAKAVAFFCDNTAAIQIANNDVFHERTKHLEMDCHKVREAVSNGLVKTLHVKTDQQLADVLIKVVQPGQFHSLIGKMGLNSIYMPS; encoded by the exons ATGACTCTTCCACCAGGCTATACTGCAAAACCAGGAGAGAAACTATCACCGAATCAT AAAGCACATACTGATCACACACTGTTTGTGAAGAATCATAAAGGAAAATATATTGTTGTTCTGgtgtatgtggatgatattATCATCACATCAAATGATGAGGCAGATGTTACTCAACTCAAATCTGATCTACGGAGTTCTTTCAAGCTTCGAGATCTAGAACCATTGCGTTATTTTCTTGGTCTTGAGATTGCAAGATCTAGCAAGGGAATCTCCATCTGTCAACGAAAGTATACGTTGGAATTACTCGAAGAAACTGGTTTATTGGCTTTTCAGGCTTCTACTTTACCGATGGATCCATATGTGTCACTCGTCCAAGATAGTAAGGAGCCTCTGCTTGATGATCCAAAGCAATATAGGAGATTGGTGGGAAGGATGATGTATTTGACAATAACCATACCCGATATTACTTATGCGGTGAACAG AAGCATTGGTTTGGGCTTGTTCTATTCTGCTACTGCAGATCTTACTTTAACAGCTTTCACAGATGTTGATTGGGGTTCTTGTAAGGATTCTAGACGCTCCACCACTGGATTTTGCATGTTCCTTGGAACCTCTTTGATCTCCTGGAAGTCCAAGAAACAAAGCACTGTCTCCATGTCTTCAGCTGAATCTGAATACCGTGCAATGGGGGTCGGCGTCAAAGAGATTCAATGGTTAGTGAATCTACTGACTGAACTGCAGGTACCTCAAGCTAAAGCGGTTGCTTTCTTTTGCGATAACACAGCCGCAATTCAGATTGCAAATAATGATGTCTTTCATGAAAGAACCAAGCATCTGGAGATGGATTGTCACAAAGTCAGAGAAGCAGTCTCTAATGGTCTTGTGAAGACACTCCATGTCAAGACGGATCAACAACTGGCTGACGTTCTTATTAAAGTCGTACAGCCTGGACAGTTTCATTCTCTTATTGGCAAGATGGGTTTGAATTCAATCTACATGCCATCTTGA